The Micromonospora sp. NBC_01740 genome includes a window with the following:
- a CDS encoding NAD(P)H-quinone oxidoreductase translates to MRAMTVPEPGGPDALVWSEVPDPEPGPGEVVVDVRASAVNRADLLQRQGHYPPPPGAPAYPGLECSGVISAIGPDVAGWEVGREVCALLAGGGYAERVAVPAGQLLPVPAGVDLVDAAALPEVACTVWSNVVQVARLAKGETLLLHGGGSGIGTFAIQLAVALGATVAVTARAAKHERLRELGAAYTIDYREQDFVEEVRRVTGGRGADVILDIMGAAYLPRNVAALATGGRLVVIGMQGGRKGELDLGALLAKRGTIAATALRSRPLEEKAGIVRGVREQVWPLVESGAVRPVVDRRVPITEAARAHRLVESNDHVGKVLLTTG, encoded by the coding sequence ATGCGCGCGATGACTGTCCCGGAGCCCGGCGGACCCGACGCACTGGTCTGGAGCGAGGTGCCCGATCCCGAGCCCGGCCCGGGCGAGGTGGTCGTCGACGTGCGGGCCAGCGCGGTCAACCGGGCCGACCTGCTGCAACGGCAGGGGCACTACCCGCCGCCGCCGGGCGCGCCCGCGTACCCCGGGCTGGAGTGCTCCGGGGTGATCAGCGCGATCGGGCCCGACGTGGCCGGCTGGGAGGTGGGCCGGGAGGTCTGCGCGCTGCTGGCCGGCGGCGGCTACGCGGAGCGGGTCGCGGTGCCGGCCGGGCAGCTCCTGCCGGTGCCGGCCGGCGTCGATCTGGTCGACGCGGCGGCGCTGCCCGAGGTCGCCTGCACGGTCTGGTCGAACGTGGTGCAGGTGGCCCGGCTCGCCAAGGGCGAGACGCTGCTGCTGCACGGCGGCGGCAGCGGGATCGGCACCTTCGCGATCCAGCTCGCGGTGGCGCTGGGCGCCACTGTGGCGGTCACCGCCCGGGCCGCCAAGCACGAGCGGCTGCGTGAGTTGGGGGCGGCGTACACGATCGACTACCGCGAGCAGGACTTCGTCGAGGAGGTCCGGCGGGTCACCGGCGGCCGGGGCGCCGACGTCATCCTCGACATCATGGGCGCGGCCTACCTGCCCCGGAACGTGGCGGCGCTGGCCACGGGCGGCCGGCTGGTGGTGATCGGCATGCAGGGTGGCCGCAAGGGCGAGCTGGATCTCGGGGCGCTGCTGGCCAAGCGGGGCACGATCGCGGCCACCGCGCTGCGGTCCCGGCCGCTGGAGGAGAAGGCGGGGATCGTGCGCGGCGTCCGCGAGCAGGTGTGGCCGCTGGTCGAGTCGGGGGCGGTCCGGCCGGTCGTGGACCGACGGGTGCCGATCACGGAGGCGGCGCGGGCGCACCGGCTGGTCGAGTCGAACGACCACGTCGGCAAGGTGCTGCTCACGACCGGCTGA
- the soxR gene encoding redox-sensitive transcriptional activator SoxR, with the protein MHESLTIGQLSVRSGVAPSALRYYERLGLIRAERTGGNQRRYARTELRRVAFVRISQQVGISLEEIREALDSLPASRTPSAEDWARLSATWRERLNEKIRLMTKLRDDLDGCIGCGCLSLQRCTLNNPGDSLAGEGPGARLVLPREVADPTSAS; encoded by the coding sequence ATGCACGAGTCTCTGACCATCGGCCAGCTCTCCGTCCGCAGCGGCGTCGCGCCCTCGGCGCTGCGCTACTACGAGCGGCTCGGGCTGATCCGGGCGGAGCGGACGGGCGGCAACCAGCGCCGCTACGCCCGCACCGAGCTGCGCCGGGTGGCTTTCGTCCGGATCTCCCAGCAGGTCGGCATCTCGCTGGAGGAGATCCGGGAGGCGCTGGACTCCCTGCCCGCGTCCCGCACGCCGAGTGCGGAGGACTGGGCGCGGCTCTCCGCGACCTGGCGGGAGCGGCTGAACGAGAAGATCCGGCTGATGACGAAGCTCCGCGACGACCTCGACGGCTGCATCGGCTGCGGCTGCCTGTCCCTGCAACGCTGCACGCTCAACAACCCTGGCGACTCCCTCGCTGGCGAGGGCCCCGGCGCCCGCCTGGTGCTCCCCCGCGAGGTCGCGGATCCGACGTCGGCGTCCTGA